TTCCAGGCTTCAGGTTCCATCTCCAGCAGATTGCCGAATTGGGCAATGCCCGCATTGTTGATTAGAATGTCCACCGAGCCCAGCTCCATGTTTACCGCTGCAAAAGCAGCCTCTGCCTCGCTCTGTACGGAAACGTCGGCAACTGCGGCCACGGCTCTGACGCCATATTGTTCAGCAACCAGGGCGCTCAGCGGTTCCAGATCAGCTGCCGTACGGGCGACAAGCCCGACGTGCACACCTTCCTTGGCAAGCGCGATCGCCAGGGCGCGTCCAATCCCTTTACCTGCACCCGTGATGAGGGCTGTTTTATTTTTCAGGCTCATGTACACTCACTCCTTCACATCAATAAAAAAATATGGTTTCGTTGACCAGTATACCCTGTAGCATCGGCTATTACCAAATGCTTGCGATCCATCGACAGGAATTTGTTATAATCGTAGCAGCGAAAAAACATAACCGTGTTCATTATTATTTCAGGAAGTGGAGGAACAACCTATGCTGCACGCGCTGGACATCATAACCGCTTTTCGGCAGGGGGATGAAGCGGCTGCCAAGAGGCATCCATGGTTAATGAAACTGGTATCGGCCGAAGAACGAATCGTGAATCTGGAACGAATTACGTCCATCGGCCAATTATCCCATGCCAACCCCGTGCTGGATTATGTAGAACGCACCTTGAAGATACTGGATTCGCTCCCTGTCTCCTATTGGATCAAAGAATTGCTGGAAGAAGTACTGGTATGGGCGGAAACGGCCAAGGGCGGAACCATGCGGGAACGCCTCCGCTGGCAGCAGTCGGGTATCAACTTGTTCCTTCATAATATCGGGTCCGCCCAGCTATACGAGAGACATATTCGGGACGGTAATGGGACCCTGCCTCCGCATGAAGAGATGGTACACACACTCATACTTACCCATGGACTGCTTGGGCAACACATTCGGGGGGAAGTCGCTTTCGAGGAAAATTTGCCGCTGCATAAGCTTACGGAGGAAGGACGGCTGACCGCAGATGAGTTGATCCGGCTGCTAATCCCCTTGAATCACTGCATCATCGGTGGTGTATCGGAAGAGCTTTGGCATTCCGTTCAGGAAGAAATAACGCAGCTTATTCGCAATCTTGCCGAAGGGACCGTACCGGATCGATGGACTTATGAGGAGAGGCTGCACCGTCTCCGGTCCGTTTCGATTGCCCGGGGAGAAGACTTCGATAAGCAGCTTCAAGGGATTCGTGAGCAGTGTGATCTGTCAGCTGCCCTGCATGGATTTCAGGATATGACGCTCTGGTATGTGGAGGCTGCCCTGCAGGATTTCTCGTTGGAGGAGTTCATGAAGGTTCTTTTGCTTGCTCTCCATTCGGAGAAGCAGAGCCCGGCTCAGCAAGTTGCGGAGGGACAGCGAGATCAGCTGCTACCGGATTCGGTGAGTCACTTAAGCTTTGAGCCGCTGATGAATGATATGTATTACGATTATAAAGGCGTCAAGAAGCTGAACGTATATAAGAAGAGAATGATTGAGCAATATTTGCGCCAAACGGATTGGACGGCTTGCCTTCACGGGCCGGTGATGGCCAACCCGCATCTGAGCCATCGAATCGAACGGAAGCCGGAGCTTCCGGATACGGTATTCTTTACCTTCGAATTCTCGCAAGCGGCCGAGAAATTAATTGAATTTTGCATCGAAGCGGAGAAGTCGCCGCTCTATGAGAAAGCGGTTCTGCTCCTGTTCGACCTGTTTGGTCTGCGCCGGGACGCCTACGACAGGTTTCATAACGAAGAGAGTTATTTGAGCGATATGAACAGCACGGGAGATTACAAAAAAGTGATTCTGGATTATATTACGGGAACGGCGGTGCTGGATATCGGTCCCGGGGGCGGCGTGCTGCTTGACCTGATCGAGGAACGGCTGCCGCATGTGCGTCCGGTTGGGATTGATATCTCCTCGAACGTGATTGAAGCGCTGGAGAAACGCAAACGTTTGGAGCACAAAGCATGGGAAGTGATGAAGGGGGACGCGCTGAATCTCAGGGACTACGTGGAGCCGGGAAGTATCGATACGGTCATCTTCTCCTCGATCTTGCATGAGTTGTATTCTTATATTGAGATGGACGGAACCCGCTTCAATATGGCCACTGTAGAGGCCGCGCTGACAAGTGCCTACGAAGTACTCGCACCCGGTGGCCGCATCATTATCCGTGACGGGATTATGACCGAGCCCGGGGACATCTGGAGAAGGATTCGCTTCCTGGAAGCGGATGGGCTGGAATGGCTGACCCGGTATGCCTCCGATTTCAAGGGCCGGGTCATAACATATGAGCAGCTGTCCGAGACGGAAGTGCGCATGACTATAAACGATGCAATGGAGTTCCTGTATACCTATACTTGGGGCGCCGAGGCCTATGTGCATGAGGTGCAGGAGCAGTTTGGCTACTTTACGCCTACGCAGTATGCGGAATGTATACGCAGGACGCTAGGTCCCGAGGCGATCATAAGCGTGCAGCAGCATTATTTGCAGGAAGGATATGCCGAGGCATTGTCGGATCGCATCGAATTCATGGATGAAGATGGGAAGCCGGTGACGCTGCCTGACAGCACTTGCTTGTACGTCATCGAGAAGCAGGCCCATAGCTAGAAGAGACAATGACAGGCTGTACTGAAAAAAGAGGACCCGTACGCTCGTTTAGCGTACGGGTCCTTGTTCGTTAGTTGTCGCTTAATCTGCCATGGTCACTGTGTACACAAGTGGTCCGCAATGTGTTCCATTGCTAGAATTCGCGACGTAGTCCTAATCTGAAGAGATGCTATTCCTGCTTCTTGGGGTCCGGATAATCCTTGCCGAGCGTATCAACCGTCACTTTCTTCATGACGGGCACCTCAAGCGGCTTGTCCATCTGATCCCGCTCCAAGCCCACGATCTCCTCAGCCGTTTCCATCCCCTCAATCACCTTACCGAAGGATGCGTACTGTGCATCCAGGGAAGGAGCATCCGCAACCATGATAAAGAATTGCGATCCGGCGGAGTTTGGATCCTGTGCCCGGGCCATCGATAATACGCCAGTCGTATGCTTCAGGTCATTCTGAAAGCCGTTGGACGTAAATTCGCCGGGAATAGCGTAGCCCGGTCCCCCCGTTCCGTTACCGTCAGGGTCGCCTCCCTGAATCATGAAGCCGGGGATAACGCGGTGAAAGCCTGTCCCGTCGTAGAATCCTTGTTCCACCAGGGAGATGAAATTGTTCACCGTATTCGGCGCAACCTCAGGATAAAGCTCAAGCTTTATCGTTTTGCCGTTTTCCATCTCAATCGTGACAATAGGATGGCTGGCGTTCGGGTCCGGCACATTCTGCTTAACCTCGGGCTCCTTCGGGGGTTCCGCTTCGGGTGCTGTTGCCCCGTTTGTCGAACCTGTTCCGCCGCCTGAGCCGCTTTCGGATCCCTTGTCATTCTGACCGCATGCCGTCATCACAAGCAGCAGCCCAAGGATGACGAATAGTGCGGGCATCCAGCGTGTTCTGCGTTTCAACATCATTGATTCCTCCTGTGTTATTCCTTATCAAGCCTTAAGTATTTAATCTGTATCATATTTTATCACAGGTTGGACAAGTACTGAAAATCGAAAAAGATGAGTATACATATCTAAAGCTTCCATCGAAGAAATCTCACAGAAGATAGACCGCGTATAGAGGAAGTTTTCCTTGCGATGATCGAGTCGGTTCAGTTTCTCGTTCTATTTTCAATAAATAAGCCTCCGGACTTGTAGCAAGTCTGGAAGCTTAAGGGAAGGAAAACTTTGAACTGTCTCTACTTCGCCGGAAATATGCCCTCCACTTTGTTTAGAGGGAGCAGAATCCGGGAACGGTTCTTATCCTTGGCAAGCAATTCAATAAAATCGGCTCCGATTCTGACCAGACGGATCCGGTTAAAGGCACCGCGGGTAGGGAAGGTGGTCCGCACACCTACCAGCATCGTTTTGCCCGGCGGCTTGACATCAAATACCCGAACCGAGTTGAGACTGGACGGTATAAAGAGCTCGCCATGTACCTTGATGAAATTTTTCGGAAATACCCGCTGTAAACGTCCGGGTTCTAAACCGGTGTTCGGTGCGTTGACTTCAACCAGATGACCGGTTAAAGAGGCCAGTCGCTGCTGGAGCGTGATTTTATGTCCGCAGGGATGGAGCGGCAATCCTTTCATATTCAGCATCATCCTTCCAGGGTCGTATAGTGTAGTGTATGTTGGAAGGTATGACATGGGTGAACGTAGAGGTTCACATTTCCGGCGTGAAGGATCAGGAAGATGAAGAGTTTCCGCGGTTGCTCGTTTCACTGCCATCCGGCTTCTCGTGTTTAATGCTGCCTTGGTATCGGGATACTGTCCGGATATGAATCCTCGACAAACAGACCAAAATCCTTATCAATATCGCGTTCGGTCACTAAACGTTGATTCTCGTCAGAATGCTTCTTCATCGGCGGTTCCTCCTAGTGAATCTAGTCTTTGAAATGGTTGGCTAGTATAAGAACTGATAGCTCGACCCATACTGTTTTACTATAAAGATGTTGTATGGGAGGCATAGGCATGGAAAGAAAGGGAAACATATTAACAGCACTCATATGGGGTACCTTGATCGGCATCTTGCTGTGGATGTCATTTCTCGGCTGGCTGGATATCATATTCGGAAAATAGACGATCGTACCCATACTAGTATAAGACCCGCCTTCCTATTGGAGAGGCGGGTTTTGCAGGTTTAGTCGTCTCCGCCATGGCTGCCGTTTAGTAGATCGATACCGTGCATCTGCTCCGTCGGCGGGGCAGCGGGGTCCACCGGGCTATTGGCCGCAATAGCGTCCGCATCCGGTACATCCTCCAGCGGCTGGTACTCATCTTCTCCGGACGGGTAATCTTTAAAAATGTCCTGGTTTAAAAACGCAGTCCCGCTGCCGGTTAATGATGCGTCTGCTGCAAGCCGCCGCTCCGTATCGCCGGAGTATTGGCCGATAATTTCGTCTCCGGGACGAGAAGGGGGTTCGCCTTCGACGGCCCGCCATTCCCGATCCGTTACATCATCTGCGACATCGCGAATGTAGGTTTCATCGACTGGTCGATCCCCCTCTATCCGGTCTGCTTCTGCCTGCTCTGAGGGTGAAGAGGAAAAGGTTCTCTCGTCGGCAATGGTCCACTGCTCGGGATCAGCACCGGTAGCTTCCCATGCATCGCTGGCGCTGTAATCCGGGTCCATACGCTCCTCCGGTTTTGCATCCGCAGGTGCCGCTTCATTCAGATCATACGCGATATGGTCCGCATCTTCGCTGCTTAGGCTTTGCTCCGTGTAGGTGTTGACGTCTCTCAGATCATCTTGCGGAATCATCTCCGTATCCTCAACTCTCCGCTTAGCCTCGAATTCCAAATATGTCAAGTCTGCCAGCGTATTCCGATTGTTTTCGTCGCGCATATTGACCATCTCCTTCTATGATTTCAAATACATTTCAAAATATAACAGGTTTCTATACTTCGACTTTACCCGCTGAAGCAAGAATGAATCCCGGGTACGTTCAGGCGATGATGAACCATACAAGTTCTATCTTTCCCTGTCATTTGCAGCATTATGAAAATTTTAAAACAGGAAAAATGGACGAAATTCAAAACAAACGGGAGAAAATGTATGATTTCGTGGAATAGGTCCGCTAAATAGATAATGAAATTTTGAAATGATCCCGTTATAATCGAAAAAGTGACTATCGGACCGGGACAATCCTGAGAGTGGATTGTCAATAAACTACAATAGGACAGGAAGTGATTAGGACTTTGTTTCAATGGATTAAACAAGGCTTCTTTGGCAATTCACGCAGAGATATTTTGTCAGGATTGACGGTAGCGTTCGCTCTCATACCGGAAGCGATCGCATTCTCTATCATGGCGGGTGTCGATCCCATGGTCGGACTCTATGCTTCTTTTGTGATTGCTGTCAGTATTTCATTTTTCGGCGGACGTCCCGGTATGATCTCCGCAGCGACAGGGGCCATGGCATCATTAATGGGACCGCTCGTGGCGATGCACGGGATTGAGTATTTGTATGCGGCAACGATTCTTACAGGAATCTTGCAATTGTTGATGGGGGCGCTCAAATTCGGACGGTTTATTACGTTTGTCCCCCAGCCGGTCATCACCGGATTCGTGAACTCGCTAGCCATCATTATTTTTCTGGCCCAGCTTCCGAATTTCAAGGGTGAATCGTGGCCGATGTACTTGATGGTCATCGGAACGCTGCTCATCATCTATTTGCTGCCGCTGGTTACCAAAGCGATTCCCTCGGCGCTTGTTGCCATCATCGTAATGACGATCATAGCGGTGTGGTTCAAGGCTCCTGTGCAAACAGTGGGGGACACGGGCAACATTACGCAGGCTCTTCCGTTCTTCCACATTCCGAATGTAACGATCAGTTTGGATATGATCATGACGATATTGCCTATTTCTCTAGCTCTTGCTGTCGTGGGGATGACGGAATCGCTGCTGACGGCGTCGCTAGTCGATGAGCTGACGGATACCGGCAGCGACAAGAATCGCGAAATCCGCGGTCAGGGTGTTTCCAACGTGATCACAGGATTCTTCGGCGGCATGGCCGGTTGCGCTATGATCGGACAGACGGTGATTAATGTGAAATCAGGCGGTCGCACCCGGTTATCAACCCTGGTGTCTGGTGTGTTCCTGCTGTTTCTCATCATCGTGCTCGGCGACGTCGTGAAACAAATTCCGATGGCAGCGCTTGTCGGGGTCATGTTTATGGTTTCCATCGGTACGTTTGAATGGGGATACCTTCGCACACTTCACTGTGTTCCGCTGGGTGATGCCATTGTCATGCTGGCAACGGTGATCATCGTGGTGGCAACGCATAATCTGGCCATCGGGGTCATGACCGGTATTATGTTAAGCGCGTTGAATTTCGGCTGGAAAATGGCAAAAATCCAGGCCATACCGCATGTGCAGCCAAACGGTATGAAGGTATATGAAATCCGGGGGCCGTTATTTTTCGGTACAATGATGTATTTTATAAACCTGTTTGACGTGAATGAGGACCCTGAGCATGTCGTGATTGATTTTTCCAAATCCCATGTATGGGATCAGTCAGCCACGAATGCCATTTCCAAGGTATTGAATAAGTACAAGGAAGCGGGTAAAGCCATTACGCTCGTGGGGTTGAACGATGAAAGTCAGCGGATGGTTGATAAAGTCGGCCTTGCTTCAAGCTCCACACACTAGAAACGAAAAGGGATTGCTTTTTAGCCTTAGGGTTAAGAGCGATCCCTTTTTATTTTGCCTTTTATGTAATAAAAATTTTACAAACGGAACAGACGTTTCATGTTATATTGATTGTAAATGAACACGAAGTTTGTCGAATCAGCCGGACGGTGAAGATGCGGACTTTTATTGACTATAGACGGTTAGAGGTGCTGACTAGATGAAGGATATGCCCAAATACATATTCCTGCTTCTGCTGGTAGTGCCGCTGCTGCTGCTTATATCGATCATATCACCGGGAAAATCGGAAGCAAAGAATGCTCAAACCGTGATACCCGATTGGCAGTTTATGTGGGATGACGAACAACAGGATGTTGTTTCGCCAGTCAACCTGCAGGGAAGAAGTTGGTTGGCGGGAATACCAGACAAGACGGGACCCCCAAAGTCAGATGGGGTGTATTCAGCATGGAATCGTTTTACTTTGCCCGCTCTCCCTTGGAAGCATTCGGCCATCATGATTGACCGCATTAAGGGACAGGATGTTTTGGCTTTTTTGGATAATGAACAGGTGT
Above is a window of Paenibacillus sp. FSL K6-1330 DNA encoding:
- a CDS encoding class I SAM-dependent methyltransferase is translated as MLHALDIITAFRQGDEAAAKRHPWLMKLVSAEERIVNLERITSIGQLSHANPVLDYVERTLKILDSLPVSYWIKELLEEVLVWAETAKGGTMRERLRWQQSGINLFLHNIGSAQLYERHIRDGNGTLPPHEEMVHTLILTHGLLGQHIRGEVAFEENLPLHKLTEEGRLTADELIRLLIPLNHCIIGGVSEELWHSVQEEITQLIRNLAEGTVPDRWTYEERLHRLRSVSIARGEDFDKQLQGIREQCDLSAALHGFQDMTLWYVEAALQDFSLEEFMKVLLLALHSEKQSPAQQVAEGQRDQLLPDSVSHLSFEPLMNDMYYDYKGVKKLNVYKKRMIEQYLRQTDWTACLHGPVMANPHLSHRIERKPELPDTVFFTFEFSQAAEKLIEFCIEAEKSPLYEKAVLLLFDLFGLRRDAYDRFHNEESYLSDMNSTGDYKKVILDYITGTAVLDIGPGGGVLLDLIEERLPHVRPVGIDISSNVIEALEKRKRLEHKAWEVMKGDALNLRDYVEPGSIDTVIFSSILHELYSYIEMDGTRFNMATVEAALTSAYEVLAPGGRIIIRDGIMTEPGDIWRRIRFLEADGLEWLTRYASDFKGRVITYEQLSETEVRMTINDAMEFLYTYTWGAEAYVHEVQEQFGYFTPTQYAECIRRTLGPEAIISVQQHYLQEGYAEALSDRIEFMDEDGKPVTLPDSTCLYVIEKQAHS
- a CDS encoding peptidylprolyl isomerase: MLKRRTRWMPALFVILGLLLVMTACGQNDKGSESGSGGGTGSTNGATAPEAEPPKEPEVKQNVPDPNASHPIVTIEMENGKTIKLELYPEVAPNTVNNFISLVEQGFYDGTGFHRVIPGFMIQGGDPDGNGTGGPGYAIPGEFTSNGFQNDLKHTTGVLSMARAQDPNSAGSQFFIMVADAPSLDAQYASFGKVIEGMETAEEIVGLERDQMDKPLEVPVMKKVTVDTLGKDYPDPKKQE
- a CDS encoding SulP family inorganic anion transporter, whose translation is MFQWIKQGFFGNSRRDILSGLTVAFALIPEAIAFSIMAGVDPMVGLYASFVIAVSISFFGGRPGMISAATGAMASLMGPLVAMHGIEYLYAATILTGILQLLMGALKFGRFITFVPQPVITGFVNSLAIIIFLAQLPNFKGESWPMYLMVIGTLLIIYLLPLVTKAIPSALVAIIVMTIIAVWFKAPVQTVGDTGNITQALPFFHIPNVTISLDMIMTILPISLALAVVGMTESLLTASLVDELTDTGSDKNREIRGQGVSNVITGFFGGMAGCAMIGQTVINVKSGGRTRLSTLVSGVFLLFLIIVLGDVVKQIPMAALVGVMFMVSIGTFEWGYLRTLHCVPLGDAIVMLATVIIVVATHNLAIGVMTGIMLSALNFGWKMAKIQAIPHVQPNGMKVYEIRGPLFFGTMMYFINLFDVNEDPEHVVIDFSKSHVWDQSATNAISKVLNKYKEAGKAITLVGLNDESQRMVDKVGLASSSTH